Below is a window of Mus caroli chromosome 2, CAROLI_EIJ_v1.1, whole genome shotgun sequence DNA.
AAAGGTTTGCATGCTTCTGTTGGTGTAAAATGCCCTTTAGAAGCAAatctagagagagaaagacagagtagTAGTGGCCTGGGGCTGGAAATGGCAGTGGGTAGTGTGTTGGGGGTGGTGTGCTGGGAATGCTCTAGACTTAGTGGGAAAAGTTGCCTAGTTCTTAGTCCTCCATGCCTCACTCAGCACTGCACTTTAGAAGGTAGCTAAcgtttgaggcagaggcaggcagatttctgtgttcgaggccagcctggtctacagagtgagttcaggacagccagagctatacagagaaaccctgtctcgaaaaacgaaaaaaaaaaaaaaaaaaaaaaaagatctgatgCTTTTAAAAGAATGAGAATAGGAATGTCATTCAGGAGTGTAGCATAGCTTAGAATCCCCAGTCAGGAATGCAGCACCTTCTAGAATCACTAGCACTGCAGAAGAGAACCAAGTGAAAATTCTgttactttattattttgtgatGGTAATGAAATACCTGAGGCAGTCCATGAAAAGAGGCTTTATTTCATTCCCTTCTGGAGGCCAAACAGCTCAGTCACAGATTCTTGCAAGAGCAACTTTTATCTAATCACCTCATAGCATAGTGCCCTAGAGACAGGGGGACAGGGAACGAAAGGAATAAGGGTGGGGTGGCCGTTTCCAAATGGAAAGTTACAAAGTTAATGTATCTGGCTCAAGCTTTTATacgtccttccttcctctcttacctttctctctcccttctttccttcccagggTTTCCTTAGAAGTAACATCATATTTCCCAGGCACTCTGACTTGACGGAAAGAATGCACTAGGCTCACATCTCAAAAGTTTCTCCCATCAGTGCACAGAGAATCAGATTCCGAGTACTTAACCCTGGGTACAAACTACATTCAAATCAGGGAACCATAGGTGCCTCAGAGCATTCACTACTTCAGCAGAGttgtgggtgggggcagggctgggtTCTCAGTTCCACAGCTTTTCAGTCTGAGGGCTTGTGAGGGAGGCTAACCTGGTCTGAGTGGCCCCAGGCTGCTCAGCTGCCCCTTGGGTCTTCAGACCAGTGAGGAGAGCACACCCTAGCATCAAGTATACTTGGGTTCCAGTCCTATCTGCTCCTTTAGCTGCCCAGAGCATCCTTTCTTTCAGCATTTAGATCAACAACTGTACTCTTTAGGACCCTGTAGAATCTGAACGACATTGCCAGGGCCCCAGTGAGGCTCTATCCCACAGGTACCCTGGAGCATTTATTATTTTAGCATTCCGAGAGCTATGTGTTGTTTTGTGCCTTAAGGCCAGAAGAAAACTGTTTCCCAACCCTTTGTGAGAAAGGGCAGGCTTAATTATTTCACCTTCTGAGACTGCTTTATGGAACCAGAATACCAATTTATCAATTAGTGATGAGAAACTATTCTCTTGGGGACCAAGGGCACAAAGACTGTGTGACCCCATACACCCTCTCCCTGTAATCAAGCAGTTTATGAATTTGCAGAGAGAATTAACCATCTTGCAGACCTGGTTCCAATTTTTTGTGGTAAAATGCCAAAGCAGTCTTCTTTCCCTGCAGGCCAGGGTCCTTGCTTCTGTTTAAACCATCtagggggatggggggatgggacTTCTGCTTGGATATGTCAAGGTAGACATACCACTTCGCCAAGCCCTGACCATACAGTAGAGGTTGTTTGGTGGTATCTATAGACATTGTccatacagaaattgtggttatGCCACTCAGGTTTGTAGGATAGCAGTCAGGTGCCTGGGACTTGTTCCCAGGGAAGCAAGATCTCTATGTTGCTCTAGTTTCTATTGCAAAACACcacagtatttatttaaaaagtgaaatatcataaaattcaaaataatttttagaagagGATCATTTCTGCTTACATTTCTGGCCCAGGATTGAGGAGACACATCTTTCTGGCAGTCATAAGGTGACACAGGGCACCCTTGGCAAGATACAGTACATGTGTGAGTTAGTGAGAGTGTGTGGCTTTGTGCTTGCATGCACAAATGTGatagagtgtgtgtttgtgtatgaggcATATGTATGAAAGGGTGAGTCCGAGTGAGAGTGTGTATATCACTGTGTGAGGGACTATGTGAATGTGTCAGAGTATACGTTTATATGCGATTTCTGCATGCATGAATGTAAGAGTGTCAGTATGGGAGACTGTAAGGACAGAGAGTATTTATGCATGAGAATGTAGAAAAGAGTGCATGCGAGTTCTGTGATTttgagtgtgtgaatatgtgtgaacatgtgtgaacGAGAGTATGTGAGGGAGAACAAGTCTGAGAGATGTGCATGTTTGAGGGTGTTTTAGttcatgtgaatgtgtatgaacATGTGAGTATAACTACAGATATGTTtgagtggttgtgtgtgtgtgtgtgtctgtgtgtgtttgaagaacTTAGAAGGGTCTGTAGaagcaaggaaaagagaaactttTGAGTCATCCAGTAAATTGATCTCTGGTGATCTGAGGAGCAGGCCCTGGAAGGCCTGTGGACGCTAGCCTCAGCACCACCATATCCTGTTGGTATTCTATGACACTGGTTGTAGAGCATTTATTGATTGGCTAGATGAAACTGCAGGAGACACTCTGAACCACTGCTGGCCAGACCTGGCTGGTGTCATCATATCCTAAGCATTGGAGGCCTGGACAGGGTGAGACACCCGTTAGCTCAGCTCATTTGGTAGGAATAAAGTTATCAATGTCTCACTTTTCCCTAGTGTAAGGATCTAAATAGAAGCACAAGGCTCCCATCCTTTACTTTTTTCCTCCATCATTATACACTGAGGAAGATATGAGTCTGCTGTATATATCCTGGAGGTAACAGTATGGAGCTCCTGACCGTTTCCCCCTTTTCAATTCCATAATGTGTGTGGTCCAGCTTTCCTGGTTTTTGTCCTGTCTATTCCCTGCCTCAAGGCTCTAAGCATATGGCATGGATCATGCCTTTCTCTTCGTGACCGAACTCACTCCATTCCACCCCTCAGGGTTTTCCTTAAAAGGAAGATCTTTATCCCCAAACTAGGTTACTGGCCATATGCTTCTTCCTACCAGGCAAATTTCACCTTGTCCCTAGCCCTTGTCACACCACAGCACTTTTGAGAACCTGTCTTTCTCTTGTGCTGTGAGCAGCATAACTCTTGTCCATGGTAGCTCACCCAGCACATTCTCTCAGTTTGTGCCAGTAGATGCTAGTCAAGTGGATGTACAGTTATGCCTGTTTTGTCCTTGACACATTTTTGGTGGATTGATGCATGGCTACTTCCTTCCTTCACCTGATTCTGAGAGATAATCTGGATTGTCCATTTTGACCCTTTAACAGGTGAGTTTGCATTGGTAGTTGAGTCCAACTGTGCTCTGAGGAGCTGACTGCATCCCTTTGAACCCTCTTGTCCTCAACTAGACACTGGCTTTCACTGGCACTAAGAGATGATTCTTATTTGCTGACTGGTGGCTTCAGTTCCACTTTAGAAAGCTTCTAAAGTCAGCACATCTATGGTCTTTAGATATCATCAACCTTAAATAAACTAGAGATCTGACAGTGCTGTGTTTGAATGTGGTTCATTCCCCCAAACAGATTTTTCTTCATTGAATAAGAGTAATGTTTCATTTTCACCAATGTGGGTTATTGTTGACCAAAGACTGTTTACTATTCTTCAGGCACGTAGGGAGCAGGTGAAGACTGTAGGGCTTGTCTGTGGAAGTGTGAGCGAAAAGGGTGGGTCTGACCAGGGAACTGTGTCAGGGAACATGATAGGCACATTGTCATAGATTGAATGGAACACTGTGAGAATCGTGGTGTTTCGCTCTCCTTTAAGAGAAAGTGACAATTGAGGTGAACCACATGGGAATTTTTGTGTAGAAATTAATGACATGGGAATTACCGGATGCCAGATGAGCACAAGGCAATATATCTCCTGATGGAGTCTCAAACATGGAAGCAGGCTCCAGGGAGAGTGAGCAATGGACATTCTGAATCTCAGCCCATCGGACAGAGTTGGTGGAAGATAAAGTTTAAATTGGGGCCTTGAAATGCAAACAGTTTCCAAGGTAGTCACTCAGAAGATCTGCTGCCAACAGAACCTTATGCCCATGGCTGTTAGGAGTGAGATTGTTGTCTTGATTGGGAATGGCCTCaaatatcatatatttttttaaatgtgccaACATGAATAAATCTAGAGATCTTTTATAAACATCTCTCCTGTTAATTATGCtttgatgaattaaaaataaatcccaacactctctctgtttttctgtctctttctgtctctgtctgtgtctctctctgtctctatctctctctctcacacacacgcacacacacacgagagagagagagagagagagagagagagagagagagagaacaagacagaaacagagagacagaaatagaaagggatacacagagagacagagttccTGTTCAATACAGTGTAGCAAAAGGAGCACCCAGTAACATATTTCTTGATTTGTAAATAAAACTTCATCTGAACAGTTGGGAAGAGTGAGCTGAGTACCAACAACAGGACTGGATTTCTGAATGGCATCCACGGGAATGGCCTTTTCAAATTGGAGACAGAAGAAGATCTATGTGAAAAGAGAATCTACGTCTAGACTAACAAATGTAGAAGCATCAAGAATCAATAACCAAATAGGccacaaagaaaacaagcaaaagaggGAATGGAGAGAAGCAAGAGCTCTGTCTGCCTTAGCCGCCTCTGCTGTGTTCTGTTACCCTTTACTAGCTTTTATTTTGGTGATTTTCTAGAGGAGGAAATTCATAGCCGATTTCCAATGATACTTCAGAAGCAGACTCAGGTAAACGATTGCCCCATTAAACTTAGTAGAAACTGGAGTTGGGCCAGCTATGTTTTGAATTTATCTTTTATGAACGGGGCCTGTGACTCTGAACCAGTGTATCATGCTTATCTTCTACACCAAGCACCTGCGGCAGAGGACTGGAGAAGTTAGACTGAATCTTGCCAGCAAATAGTTATGTCCCCTATGAAGTAAAGACAACTGAGAAGCTGCTCTTGTGGGACTAACCAGGCACTGAAGGTGACTCCTCACATGCCTAAGTCATAACTTCTTTACCCATAGGTGGCTTCTttcgcttgtgtgtgtgtgtatgtatgtgtgtgtatacaataacaataaaaatgaggcCATGTGTTTGAAGAAGAATGGGAGGAATGTGCATGATGGCTTGGAGGGAGGTAAGGGAAATTActgtaattatgttataatctcaaaataaaacaataacacaaaatgagaataaatacTCAACTAACACTTCTATAGACTATTGTAAGCCTCTTACTGCCTTCCCCACCAAGCCTTAGGCCTCCATGTGAGGATTGGAACATATAGGTATGCAGGTTGTGATTCTAGAGCTATGTATTCTGCTGCAGCTTCTGCTCTTCAGGTGTCCTATGTGCATGTTTGGAGGAGGACACGGACCCAGGAACAAGTACTAAGTATGTTCTGTCTCTCAAAGCTATAACTCATCTCTTTGACATTTCTAACCAACTCCCAGGTTACACTGACTCTGCTATATGTCAGCAAGACTTTGAGTGGCAAACTACAGGGAATTTGAAAGCAATGAACCCATATCTGCCTTGACCTTAATGTTAAACCCACTACTAGGGCACAACCAACACTAGGGCTTATTCTAATTGTATAATACTGAAGATAGTTTATTTCAACAACACATTCCCTGACTGCTGGTTCCATACCTAgttcaagaaaggaaaaatatgccaCTGATTCCTTGGTCTTAAGTTCATGACAGTAGAAGAATGATGACCTCAGCAGCTAGCAAGTTGGCCAGAAGAACAAAAtagaaaccacaaaagaaaaaggacaaagtcAAGAACAGGTGATAGGAGCTCACCAGCCAATAGAAAGGTTATTTCCATTGTCTAAGAGCATCCAGTTCAGTGGGAGAGGTTGGATTTGAACAAATGCAATCAGTATCTGTTAGCAATATATTTACAAGGTCTGGGTAAAAGAAGCTGTAGCTGAGAAGCTGGATCTTCAAGATTTCTCCAGGCTTGCTAGTATACCCATCAGAGCACAGTGATACACTGGACGACAAGAACATGTCTACTCTGTAGATGGAGAAAGATTGGCCCAGAAAGATTGCAGAAACACATCGTGGTTTCCTGAAAGATGTGGAACATAGAGGTAGCCCTCTAACATGTTACCCTTGGTATGTTGGTTTAGTATGGTCACCTTGCAAAATCTCTCTTTAACTAGTCTAATTCAAGATTTTAgttctcaaattttaaaacatgtccaGGGATAGACGTGTCAAACCTGAGTAACCAGAGGAATTGTGACCTCTCTTAAACTGTACCTGGTTCCACATTAAGGGCTCTTATTATCTCTCAGTGCATATGCTGTAGTTTCACTTTGCTATTTCATTCGGATCTCAGCATTTTTTTAGTCCCAAATGACCACTCTACCACTCTTCCTTTAGTCAGAGTGCAATTTTAGATTACTGTATTTGCTACCACATAAAATCAAACATctgtaattagaaaatatttagatGTTATAAAAAATGCTAGTGCTTGATTAGCCCGAGATGAAACTTTTATGGATGCATCCATGTTCGcctgtatatgtgcatatgcatatgtatgtggtagTCAGGTGTTGCCACCAGGTGCCTTCCTCAATCATTTGCCACCTTAGTTttgcagacagggtttctcactgaacctggagcttgctgattcagctagactggctgggcaACAAGCTccagggattctcttgtctctgcatctgcagtgctagaattagaggtatgtgccaccaagcctgacattTGTGtggcagggcgggggtgggggggggaggttcttggcatcaaactcgggtcctcatgttCACAAGGAAACCACTTTTCTAATTGTATCATCTTCTTAGCCTATATGAgatgttattatatataatgatTATTAACATGCAATATGAGATAATGCACTCTACATATCTTAGAACCTTAGGtccagtttccttccttcttccttcccttccctccttctctctgtctttcctctatATTATGCAAGGCTCAATGATAAAATTGTCTAAGGGAGAACAATTTGGAGTCAGTGTTTATGAATGAGTTCAGTGCTCACCCTACTAAATACCTAGGaatgcactcatatgcacatgaaGTATACCTTCAGTGGAACTGTGTCCACATATAATCTAGTGGCACAGTCTTACTGTCATTAATTTTTTACGTCTTGCAGGCTATCATTTTAAACTGTGTCTTCTTTTAGTATGTTCTCCTCAGGAATGTGTACTTGGAAGAGTCCATCCCCCTTACAGGCAAACAATTGTATTTCTCTGTAGACCATTGGGATGCTAATGTGATTGAGTTTCTCAGAGTTTCAGGATGTCTGCTGGCTTCTTTAGGGCTGCAGTAGATCCAGTTCCTGCAGCTTCCTCTATTAGGAAGCAAAAACTTCATAGAGATGCAGGTAATAGATTTCTGGTTTAATCTAGATGTCGCTATAATGGgacctttttaaaattcagaacaaGACTGTGTATTTTTCTGACTCCATAGTTACTATGCACGTCAGATGACTAGTAAACTCTGATGCAGTGTGGGTCTGTGTGATGACATTCTTGTAATTTtcactctctgtttcctgctcctCCAGGGAAATGGGTCCTATGGGGCTTGTGTGACCTGTGAATACAGCCTGCTAGCCTGACTCCGAGCAGGGAGGGAGTCTACCATGGATGGCATCATTGAGCAGAAGAGTGTTCTGGTACACAGTAAGATCAGTGATGCTGGCAAAAGGAATGGCTTAATTAACACCAGAAACTTCATGGCTGAGAGCAGGGATGGTCTGGTGTCTGTTTACCCAGCACCTCAGTACCAGAGCCACAGGCTAGTGGCCAGTGCAGCACCAGGCAGCCTGGAAGGAGGCAGAAGTGAGCCTGTGCAGCAGTTGCTGGACCCAAACACTCTGCAGCAGTCCGTCGAGTCCCACTATCGACCCAACATCATCCTCTACTCAGATGGTGTACTTCGATCCTGGGGGGATGGTGTAGCCACTGACTGCTGTGAGACCACCTTCATTGAGGACCGGTCACCCACCAAAGACAGCCTGGAGTACCCAGATGGGAAATTCATCGACCTCTCAGGGGATGACATCAAAATCCATACCCTGTCCTATGacgtggaggaagaggaagagttaCAGGAGCTGGAGGTCAGAGAATGTGTTTGTTGGGGACCCTCTGGGGTTGGGGTGGTGGGACCTGGAAGATACCTGTGAGTGCCTAGAAAAACCCTGGGAATGAAATTATCATGCAAAAATGCTGAAGGTATTCTCGGTACTACTTTACTTATGAGCTTTTGCGGAGGATGGAAGAAATGGGAAACGGCTGGGAGCTGTGACAGTGTTTCTGGTTAATGGTGACCTGTGGCAATAGTGCGGTCAGTAGGGCAACAGACATCAGCAATAGATGACAGGGCCATGGAGACACTGCCACTAAATAAACCTCAAGAGGGAGGGACACATAAGGCTAGAGACACATGGTATGGGAAAAAAATTGGAGAAGTGTTTTACTGTCATAGTAGGTCCCTTAGTTTGACATGTGAAGTTTCTACTGGTAGATCATTGCTATCTCAgaactcaaaagaagaaacaatagatATTTAAAGGGGGAATTAAATCTGGGACCTCTCATAATACTGGGAAAACACTTGTCCATTGAACTATGTCCCTGAACCCAGCATACCTTACCTTTTTACTAGCTGATGCGAGTAAAGACATTTGAATTATACACATAAAGACTTAGGACCAGGACTATGTGAGATACGACACAGAGGTTACTAGTCATGTGATGTATGAGTGTCATTGAAGGGCTACTGCACTTCAGGAAGCATAGAGAACAGAGCATTCTCTACTGGAACTTGAGTATAGTGTCCAGGAAGAAAGCCTGTGACACCCATTAACAGGTCTCTGAATAGCCACCCCCAATAGGCAGAGGCCTTTATACCAGCTTATGACACTGGCAGGGAAAGAAGGGCATGGAGCCAGCCAAAGCCTGAGGGAAGCTAAGACACGGGTGCTTTGGCTTCTGTGCTAATGACTGTTGCAAGTGTCTGCTATTTTCCAAAGTCTCCAGGTTTGGCCAATGATAAGTGACTAAATCTCTCTCCTTTGTGTGAATCTGGGAAGCAAGCACCACAAGTGCAGTATGAATTTGACCCAGAAATTCTAATGAAGGAGTGTCTCGTTGGCTCTGAAAACAGTCCCCAAAGGGCATGTGGATCTGCCATTGTGGTTTGAGTAACAAGATGTCAAATATCATTCCAGAAGTGGAACCCCTATCCTGTATCTTAAGAGCAAATATATGGACGCTCAATGGGTGATTGTGGGAGATAGCACCGAAGCAGTTGACTCTGCATAGAATTGAATGGAAATGCTGTGGCATGGGGCATATGGAGGAAGCCTGCTTGAAATGAAAGTGGGGTCCTGCCACCCAGAACCTTAATCATCTAAGGGAGAATGGGTTCAATGCTATAAAAGAGAAGAGCAGGTGAGAAGCCCAGGGTAGCTGTCAGAGACAGTGGCAGAGCTAGAGAAACCAAGCCCatctaatcattttatttgttgtcAGTGCCCCCTTGCTGTGCCACATCCTGTGGTCCAAGCTGCTAGATTCCAATTTTAAGTGTGGAGTGACTGAGAATTCATACACACTAAAGTTTAATCTACAAAACAGCACAGAAAAAGTGGGACATCACACGGAGAAACTGAATCTGCAGGCTTTGACTCTCAGCCTTTAGCTGCAGAGAACCATGGGAAGATTGCTGGCAGGAAGGCTGTGACAATGTgttgggtagttttatgtcagtttgataCAAGGTGAAGTCATTTGAGAGCCTCAATTAAGAACATGCCTCCATAATATCCGACTATAGGCAGGCCTGTAAGGTGATTTCTTAATTAATGGTTGATAGGGAAAGGCCTACCTcatagtgggtggtgccatccctgggatgatgctCTTGAATTCTATAAGAAGgaaggttgagcaagccatgatgtaCAAACTAATATACATCAATTCATGGCcctgcatcagtttctgcttccAAGTTCCATCCCAGTATGAGTTCTTACCCTTGTTGCTTTGATATGGCattgtaagcaaaataaactctttttctctccaagttgttttggtcatagtCTTTCATCACAGGAATATTAATTCTAAGACAGACAAGATGTGTTTGGGGAAGCTGCTGTAGCTACAGAGTAGAAAGCAGATGTGGGAAAGATGGAGGAGACATAGCAAACTGGAGGCCCAGAGCCCTGTTATTATAAGggatggaaagaagaaatcagGACAGCTTTAGCAGTGGGAAGACATACTTCAAAAGTGAAATTTGTTACTGATTGGCTATGAAAAGAGGGGTCCACAGAGCATAGCAGCTCCAGTAAGAGATTTTGGAAAATCAGTTCCAAGGTATACTATGTTCTTGCAATTATGGTCTGGGATACTGGCTAGATTGAAACTGTAAAAGAAGTTTCTGAATGTCTATATTATGCTTTTTCCAGTTATGTGTGTcttattcccccttcccttctgacacatgcacatatgttttTTGAATTATTGATTATGTCAAGATCATTAAGAGCTAAAAAGGTGATTATGTGTCTCCTTAGGCCTCAGTCAACTTCCGAGGCTTCAGAAAAGTCTAAGAATTCTCTTCCACCTTAACACTTGAGTAGGTATCTGGTTGAGCTTGCAACTAAACAACCTATATTTTAATGCTGTTTGTTGACTCTTGCTATATCtgtattcacattttttttttggcaattgAATTCCTACTGGGCTCCCTTTAATTCTAAGTTTTTCACACAATAATCCTAGttagctgggttttttgtttattttatttattttgaattctgcAGAGGTCTGACATCTACCCAGAATCAGTCTCTTGAGTTAAAAATTAGTAGGTGGTGTTAAGAGGGGGCAACTTATCTAATGTGATAAGTCCAGGCCTTTGATGGATAGCAGCATGGGGCTCTGAGGAAATGAGCTGTACCAACCATATGCTTTGCTCTGCAGTAGCAGTGGCATTGGCAACCCTGGAAAGCAGTTTTACGAAATCAGGTAACAGTAACAGTAGTAGTGTTACTCTGTGTGTACATTTTAGAGGGGTTATTTGCTACTTTACACAATACAGTGCTACTTCTACTTTGGTCAGATTAAGGACCTTCCCAAAGAAGTTGATGGAGCAGcagtgtttaaaatgtttacttggGCAATTAGACAGACTTTCTGGTTAATCTCTCTAAGGAGCTCTCACCCAGACTAAGACATCGCCACCCCACACATAATCTGAGGACAATAACTCAGGATACAGTATAGCCACTCTCAATTTGTCAAAGGTATTTAAGAACCTAGTGGTGAATTTTAAGGAGCTATCCAGAGTGATTACTGGGTCCTGCAAGAAGtctagaaaacaaagacaagttCTCAAAAGCATTCTTAGGGTATAATAATTGCCTGTCACTCctgctttttattacatttttctgaataagaaaagaagaaatttaaaaagatattgcagagtttttttttaatgggtgtgtgtgtgacctgcttgagctttaataataataatacagagaCATCTGTATAATATAAGGCTGTTGGCCTGTTTTCTGGGGCAGTTCCTCAGCTAGCCCATCTTAATTTAACTAGCgtttctgccactgtgaatgGATCGAAtggttctctcttctctgcttctctcctccatTCCTGTCCATGTTTCTGTCCCTCTTTTCCTCTGCTTTTGCTTTATTCTGCTCCTTCTGCCCCATCTCTAGCCATCCAGCTCTTAATTATGCAAAAGGCACACTCCATACTCATCCAATGGGCATTGGGGGCTATGGTGATTGGTGACTTTCACTATGGCAACTTGCCTTTTATTTTTGCACAGATATCTGCTAGCCAGTACCTCCAgcacagaaattaaaaattgaGAGTATAGGGACATTCCTTACAATATGTGTTGGGTTGGGTTATCCtaacagaaagaacatttttaaaagtataaactgTCCTGTGAGTCCCACCCCCATTCTACGAAGTAATCAACAGATATGCGTTGGCTAGCATGTGCTGTGTAACACATCACTTCAAGATTTAGTGATTTAAAACAAGCATTTCTTTTGAGGTCAACACTTTGAGGTGAGCTTGGCTTGGCAGCTGTGCTTCATTAATGTTGGTTGCCTCTTGGCTACAACAATGGAGGTAAAGGTTAGAACTCTCCCCACCAGGATGGTTAAAAGCAGGGACTCATGTGTGCTGGGTAGCAAGATGCTCGCCAGCTCCTCTTTTGTACTAGGCAATTCTGTATCCAAGAAAGCCCTTCCCATCCAGCCACAATTCTGAGACAACATATGGAgtctttgtctttcatttgcCTTTATGCTTGTGTGAGTGTTATGTATGGGTTTTACAGCCAGTTTTAAGACCCATGAAAGTCTTCACTGATTCATGAAGTGTTTGGCATCTTTCCTTCTACCAGCTAACAACTGGAGAAAGATGTGGTTTGGTATGGAATGAGGGAGGCTGAGGGACCTCTCAGGATTTTTCAGGATTGCTCACTACACAGTCTCACTGGCC
It encodes the following:
- the Syndig1 gene encoding synapse differentiation-inducing gene protein 1, producing the protein MDGIIEQKSVLVHSKISDAGKRNGLINTRNFMAESRDGLVSVYPAPQYQSHRLVASAAPGSLEGGRSEPVQQLLDPNTLQQSVESHYRPNIILYSDGVLRSWGDGVATDCCETTFIEDRSPTKDSLEYPDGKFIDLSGDDIKIHTLSYDVEEEEELQELESDYSSDTESEDNFLMMPPRDHLGLSVFSMLCCFWPLGIAAFYLSHETNKAVAKGDFHQASTSSRRALFLAVLSITIGTGIYVGVAVALIAYLSKNNHL